The Engystomops pustulosus chromosome 2, aEngPut4.maternal, whole genome shotgun sequence genomic interval ttcttgcactcctctCCTACAGCCAGTCCCAGCTacagtaaaacctctgctagctgctaaagacctgcaaaagtttttatacaacTATACAGTTGTACGTTAAACACGTTGGGGACCTGCTGATCTAATTGCTGGTATAGACATGAGGTCTGTTGTAATTTGGGGAGTGCAGCAGCATGGTTGAGCACTTGTTTTATGGCACCGAGTACTACAGCAACTATTACTGGCAGTGCCATACAGGACGAATGGAGAAGCAGCGCACATGTACAACTCTAGCAAGGATCACTAAAACTACTGTACAGTCTGAACCACTATATTTTAAGTAATGCATTTCCATCATTGTTCCCATTTCTGGAGAAACATACCTTTGAGTAGAAATACCGACATACAGCCTCCTGAGCCCAGGGCTGGAAGTAAAACTCTGCCCTGCGTTCCTCTTCTGGATTGCCCACGACATCGGTCATAGTCTGCAGAAGAGAACATGATGAGAGCACGAACTTTGAGCAGTAGAGACTATTACACATCAACCTTAGGCCACTAACCTTGAGGTCCCGGCACTGAGACTGAAGCCAGTCATTGATGAATCCTTGAGGATCACGGGCAAAACTTAACATGAACTCCCTCTGAATCTTCAGCTGATTGATCGTTTCAATGGTTTCATGGAtctggaaaaaaaacagaaagcagATTATGTTGGTTCCCATGTATATGGACACTAGCTAATCTACAAGCCGGGAATTGCTATTTAGGCAAATCTCTACTATCCATGTGTTGCTTCAGAACTAAACTACGCTCCAATTATTTACAGCTTCACCATCTACTAGGGACATTTTAATGTAACAAGCGGAACGGGCAGTAAAACTGAGGCGGTGGTAACACAAATGAAAACTGCACAACGGGGAATAGTAAGTGCATGGACTGCACCAGTGCAAGGAAGAACGACACCAGAATACAACATGATACATACATATTAAAGACTCAACTACAGCTTAAATGGATCAAATTGCAGCGCGCACACATACATATCAATTGTAAACCAAACAACAAGGCCAAGTGTGTAGTTATAGAAAGGAGTTTTcccgctttaaaaaaaaaaaaaaaaaaaaaaaagactatgtAACTACAGCAGCCAGGACTACAGGGTGATTATTGAGGAGCCGCGGGTTTAGCACAGTGTGCCTGAGGACAGTATGCAGACCCATCTCATTGGGCCACTGCACCCTTTGCTTGTTGTCACAATGGAGAGAAAGCAGAGGTAAGCCAAATATGTTGGGGACCCCAAATCTCAGCACTATAAAGGTTTgctggtttagtgtcctaaactgCATAAGCGGTTCCCTGTTAGGTGCTTAAATGGGGTTTTTAATGGGAGTTCTACaagttcagatttttttttctaattacatTAAATAAAAAGGTTTTTAATCAAAACATTTTGCAGGACAATCCCTTTTAAGGTGCAGAAAGGCCCATGTTAGATTGTACTTTAAGCACAAGCCAACATGAACCATGAGGAAGATCAGGAACACCAGGAGACGTCCACTGCGTTACCTTGTTATCTAGAGCGGCTATTTCTTGCTGGCTGGAAGTAGAGAGAAGGAAGGAATTCATCTGCGTTTTTAGAGTATCATCCACTTCCACATCGATATCGTAACAAGCCGTCTTCTTCTGATCATTTGGATCCACACTGGGAACACAATACAACATGGGTGACAAGGCCAGGGGAGCCATACAGGCAATAATAGAAATAGGATCCAGTTTACCTAATGACATGATTGATAATGATGGGCTCCGGTGGCATGAGGAGAGCATGGAGTCTCTGAGGAAGCTCGGAAAACTTCATCCGCTGAGACTCAAAGATCTATGGTGGGAAAATGACGCTATGGTGAGAAACTTGCGAGAGAAAAGGCAGATACGGCagagtcattgtacagagagtgtCCCCACCTGTTGAAGGTACTTGTCACACAGTATAAACTCTCGTTCATGTGGGTCCTGAAGCTTATGGGTTTTGATATACTGCCATAGGGCTTGGATGATAACCGGACGGGTCTGGGTGTGAATACCAAGAAGACGAGCCAAGCGAGGGTCCAGCTTAAACTGAGGAGGCTGAGAAGAGATTACAAAATTATACTCATGTCGCCAAATGCTTCGACATATTACTGCAAAGTGCAGAGATGACAAAGTCTGCCAATATACCTGATAATCCAGCATCAGTAACACTGTGCAGCGCACATTGACATCCCCAGGACGTTTCACCTGAAACCCATCCGTCTCCTGTGTGGTCGGCGTCCTGTGCCACTGCAAGTAACAGACAAGTAGATGGCGTTTAGGGAGGTCAGATACACAAAAAGCATTATGAATTTCTGCAATCTTCTCTTTACGTGTCTACATAATGTCTAAGACAGACGGCTCCCAAATTCTATTCACTGGTGGGCGATATGGAGGAATCCACATCTTATTTAACCTACAAATATGTGTAACCTCTACCATACAAATGGGAAGTCAAGATGTGCAATGCGATTTCTCCAACAGGTCACGTATTAGAGTTTTTTCCCCCTAACTTATATAGGAAAAAGGGTTTTTCCGTTATCGTGATCTACTTGTCCTCACATCCAGCATGTTGACCCTGAATGCCTCCCTATAAAGCTGTTAATATTACATAAGTACAGACTTCGGGACTTGGTATTGCGCCAAGAGGCAAAGCACAGGAAAAGCTCAGCAGGCGATGTACGTGAGCGGCATGGAAAACAATGAGGACATCCTAGCATTTTTCTTGAAGAAACACATTTTGGCCAATCCCTCTGGGCATCCAGAATATCATGTTAAGTGACTTCTAACTACTACATAGACATCATATAGAACAGCAATGCTGGGACTTCTCATTGGTAACAATAAGCATTTCTAAAAGTGATTGTGGTAAAGTCTCCTGATGCTTCACTAATAACGCAGTGTCAGATCAGTGTATAGGTCTGCCCACTGTATCAATTGCAGCATTAGAAGCAATGCTGAATCATCAGGTGTCCGACACCCTCTAATAAAACATTGGTTACTCATCCCAAAGCCCAATAGGAACCCAGCGCTGCCACTACACTGAGAATGGAGCCCTGGAGCCGACTCCATTATGTGTTAGTTCTTCAGGTATACTCAGAAAAGAATAGGTAACCAACATCCCAGCAAAATgtgtttttactctttttttcaaTTCGCATCTTTCGACTGGTGTCAGTATGGAGAATAGAGCATAAAGGATCTTTACAAATAAAGAAAGAGGCTGCGGCACTAACACACGCACTGGCAATCTTGTAGACATCTTTGGAAAAGTAATATTGTAGGATGGCTCAGCATATAGCACAAAACACCAATGATACAGTGCCCCCTAATGGCTAGATTGAGAAGTTAcactgcccttaaaggggttggccactttacctcatgtggtttgtaatgtgtgtaagtgtgggggggcagaatatgaggtaatttaccaatatacatctagtaatagttctgcaccactttcttgatatgtaaagtgaagcctcctgtcttttacctcatcagccagacattcctgtccataaaatggctacagatggaaggtcatgtgatctgtccgTGAACAATCGAAAGTTAGAGAGATCTAACTAGATGAagtatgaccctccatctgcggccactttatggacaggaatctttggctgatgaggtaaaagacaggaggcttcactttacatatcaagaaagtggagcagaacttttattAGATTTAGATTAGTAAATAACATAATATCCTGCcaaccacacattacaaaaaaacatgaggtaaattggCCAACCAGAATCAACTGATGGTGGACACCTAGCACATGTCAGCCTGATGAAGTGGAGTCTAGTGCTGCCTTCCTTATATTCAGGAGGGCTCGCTACTTGAAGaaaagtgtccccccccccccatactaggCCATCTTAAATTTATTCACTCCTTGCCTCCTGTCCCATCCATACTCCACACAGAGAACCGGTGACATCACCCTGGCTCTGCATGGAACATTGTATAGCGCATGAGCAAAATTAACAGAGACAGGTGACATCACCCGGAAGCATGTTATAAAGAGCAATTACAAGACAAGTATCCCAGAATAGCTCCAACAATTACAGATCCTCCACCTAAAGACACTATGGGTATACCGTGTCCTAAAATGCtcacatcaaaatataaaaacaaatgtaGTGAATGTAATACAAAAAGTCCAATTGTCTGAATCGCTTTTTTCGTCACCAATAAAAATTTGTAATATATTTAAGAAAGTGTTCAGCCTAAAATGgctgtccattaaaaaaaaaaaaaaaagaaaaaaaaaattacccataaAACCTCTAAACAActtagaatgaaaaagttatggatgtcAGAATATGGCGTCACTTAAAATAATAGAACTATATTCGATTTAGTTTAAAAGGCCCACAGTGATGGCCATAAAAGCTGCAACTTTATTTTCTGTTAATCCCACTGCATTCAGAATATTTTTTTaccagcttcccaatacatttaatatttaatgGTGCTGCTAGTAATAACAATTTGtccagcagataacaagccctcatagttCTGTAtacaaagaaattaaaaaaaagcttaaaggggtattcccatctgggcatttaaatttaattgaattcatttgccatatataaacatttcttaaattagattttatttaaaaaaaaaaatgttactgtgtgaagataattcctcataaatgttgccatgttgtcccttagaaaccacatagcttccttggatacgaccacctcacattttggcagcggtggcaagATATGCGCtatcctgaccacctggattcaacaCTCATTACTACAAGACAGCTGTGGtgttatgcagtaactcccagacatttcatatacaaaaactttttgtttctttgtgcaatcccaccagcagaggtggtcgtatccagggacacagtcttgtttctgagggaccatatgactacatttatgagaaattatcttcacccaggtacatttttaatgatatctaattaaagaaatatttatatatggcagattaatgaaactggatgtgaatgcccagacgagaatacccctttaagtttttgaaacgagggaatgaaaaatggaaagggTTAAAGCACAAGTTGCATTGGACAGCAACACATGAATTGGGTGACAACAACATCTTGTGGGACTTGCAGTTTTATTTTGAGCATCTACAGCTCTTGTCGTATAGGTGACCATTACTTACTCGGGCATGTTATATAGTAATGTACACAGATTCGCAATGACTGCAGCTGTGGGTTGGAAACTTACCTCCACTAGATGATTATCCGGTCCATACAGGTCCTTGTCTAGTTCAATAACCAGAGACTTGAAGAAGGATGAAAACTTCCTCTTCTGTTTGGTAGCATCATATTTGGACAAGGCTGCCTGCAAAACAAAATGGGTTATCACATGGAAGGTAACGTGCGCTCTGCCATGTGGAAAGACAGCGCGGATCACTATACTAGGAGCGCTTCACATTATCTTGTGCTGGAGACACGTCGCCCTTCACAGGAAGCAGCGTTACAAAGTCATCTCCATGTAACAATCTTATCTCTATGGCTTATGCAATCACTGCCATATCTAGGACAATCACCTACTGTTATTCTCAAAGATATAAAAGTCTCAGGTCCCAGTGCTCGGACCCCCCCACCTTTGACCTACTGAGGTCAATGGCTCCAAAGCTTTAGGTGACTTATCCTACAAACTCCACTTACATCCTCCAGTAGACGGCCCTCTACACGCAGCTCCCATGAGGCCACAGTTCCCTCTCCATCCTCCGCATCGGACTTTGCCGGGTTAAATGTATTAGAAATAAAGATGCGAAGTTTCCGTTTTTGCTATGAAAAGGAAGAGAGAATATATTAAAGGTCTCGGCAGAAATCTCCAATCCCTTTCCATTTAGAGATATGAAAAAGTAGAATACCTTGATCGGCCTTTTCAAAGCTTCCTGAATATCAAGACGTTTCCTCATAATAGTCTGATCCAATTTCCTTTCAAAAGCCAATAAATCCATGTAAGCCTGAGATTCAGGTACCAGCTCCCGGATCTAGAACAAGGACAAGGCAGGGATGTCAGTAATAAGCGAGCACGGATCCAGATTTATTAGCGCTTCATCACTCTGCCTATACTCACCCGCTGAGGTAGAATCTTGTCCGCCATCTTCTTCTTTTTAGCACTTTAAAATAGAAATGAGATCAGTGAAGATCATGTCTTCCCCTGGAGCAGTGTCATTCACCTCGCTTCATAAGTACTGCTACAATAACCACCTCTGAGCACATAAAACCGCTCCTACAGACACGCACCGCTGCAGAATCCCATTAAAGGGACACACAGGAGCCGATGCTACAAGACTATGCTCCCAAAATTACACACCAGGTATGCGACTTACAAGAAACAGCTCATCCATGGACACATTTTAACCCTTCATCCAGATAAAAGGGTTAAAACACGCAAGATTACATAAACGAAGCGatgctagaaagaacatttcataccatAACTGAAGCAATGCATAGTTTAATGGGGTTTAATCTGGGGACAGTAGTTTTTACTACTTTTACAGcaaaaaaagtatattggaaataattaatggaacaAATAATCCACAATACACCAACTAAAGGGATTTTAACGCAACCATAGAACAGGTCCTCCATAGTAGATGGGTGGTGGTTTAACAACCAGAACCCACCAGCTGTCAATAGGGAACACgaagcagacagctccgttcTCGGTGTAGTGGTTAAACAGAGTTACTACAGCTTAGATTCAGACTTTTTTCAGTCACTCTGATAACAGTCACATTTGCCACCTGTTCCCTTCTCTGTGCATCATCTGTTGATAACAACGaacctaggaatacaatgaaagagTCATGCTCCTCTCTTCAGGCCGagcaccatgcattattcaatgcattagttttgactggagtgttcctttaaatacaTCAGGGGGCCAGAGTGAAAAGACTTGACTTGCAGAGGACCAATCGATAGTACTGTTACCTGTGATTCCTATTCTGAGCGGCTTGCTGCTGCTGCACTTGTTGTATCTGTTGAGGTGCGGGCCGCTTACGGGACTGGTCCATGCCAGGCTGAGCCATTCCTGGACGGGCAGCCGGGCTTCCTCCATAGCCTGGCGGACCCATGGCTGGTCCCTGAGGAGTCATTCGACTGCCTGGAAGCATTCCCGGGCGCTGCATGAAGCAAGGAGAGAGTTAGCTCAGACTACTATCAAACACATGGTTACAGTTTGTCCTGTTCTCTAGACGCCCTTCCAACCAGTTCATTGATGGAGTGTACATTAGTAACAAGCGATGACCAATGGTAGGACCAGGTGTAAAAACGTATTGTAGGCAGATTGATAGGTCATAATAGTGAAAACGGTGGGAGCTTGACACTAACACCCCTGCAAAACAGCTAATTGTAAGGCCTCCAGCTCTCTTGAGGGAGCCAAAAACACACTGTTCCATCCACTGTGTAGTGGCTGTGCCTGGGTACTGCAGCTCTACTCCCTATGAAGAGATGGGAGCTGAGCACAACTCCTGTGCAGATCTCTGTGGCTCCAAGGGTACGTACTATATCAATTACACCTGTAGTAAGAGGTCATGGCTTCCTTTGTACTGGTATTAGTCACAGCAAAAATCCACTATTGTGGCTGTAAATGGTTGTATGGTACTAGGAGGGGAAAGGACACAGACAGACATTCAGCCCTGATCCATTCACAGCAACCCAACCAGTGGTTCCAAAAATATATTGCCAACAAGCCATTTTCCCAATCCCGATAGAAGGTCAGGTACAAGAATTCTACTCCATTATATTACGGGTAATGTGTGGCCATCACTTTTAATAAGCATACACCCCCATTACAGTAACTATAGCAACTACAGTAACTATGCCAGAAATTAAAGTATGGAAGTATGGAATTTTTACACTGTAACAAGGTAAACTAGATACTACCTCGGTGGATGCGGTCATGCAAAACGTTTTCCTGGCAGAGTAAAAAATACTCATACTGGAGTCCAGTGGGCTGTCCCACCAGTGATTGAAATCTGTATACAGAGCCTCATATGAATAGAGCGAGCAGTGATATAGACCGGAGTTATGTTGTAACACCTGGATGATTGATGTTGTTCAGTGGttagagatatatatatttatatttattagtaGTGTACATATAGTGTAGCTTATTACAGAAGGCCCATCATACAGGAAGCtatgataaagaaaaaaaatcttaatgtCTGTGCAATATAAATTGCTATTAGTTGGCAAAGGATTTCTGATCAAAAAGCAGAGCACGGGGTCATTCAGACGGCATTTTTGAGGTCTGCATGCAATTTTTTTTGGCGGTTGTCATATTGACCCATTGATTCCTATGAGTCGGTTCACACATTCgggttttttttcacagatgtgcagACAGTGGGGCAGCATGCAGTATTTTTTCTCACATTTGAatctccatagaagtcaatggatacaAAAATAATGGTGGACACACCAATTTCTCAACTGTTGCTAAGCAACCCACTGGGCAGGTCAAAAAGAAGAATAGAAACCCATCCTGATGAAATAcggatgtggaaaaaaaaaaaaaaaaaaacggatgtagATACAATACAGACTGAACACGGACATCACACGGCCCCAAAATTTTTGCAGATGGTCAGCGGATAACCCCGTCTGAATAAGCCTTATGGCTACCTACCCACAAACATGTGCAGCCTGTGGATGATGGGCCTGTATGTTGTCCTGGTCCAACAGGCTGTACGGAAATATTATGCAAGAAGGTCCGGTCTTGTGGATTTAACAGTACTGATGCGGCCACTCTGCatgatatttctgtataatgcaaggactcccgtccgTGTGATCAGGTCAACATATGGGCCTTACACGTTCAGGTGAaggcagcctaaggctacatgcactcaATTGCGGTTGGTCCAAGAAGCTCAAGCCGAGGACCGATTTTACGAATCAACTACAGATCAGAGAGATGGGAGCTTTATAGTGATAGATGGCGTCCCTTATTTTCAGCTGTAGTCAGGGGTACAGTCTGATGAGTTTCTGCATAGAAAAAGGGATTCCGTGGATCATATCAGCCTGATGTCCCATCCTCAGCAGTGTAATCGATACACAAGATCTGGCCAGTACATGGCTCGTGATTCAAGAACTGGACACTGTTGTGTGCCGTCAACTTAATTCGAAATAGAACCCCAAGGAGAGACAACAAGTCCCCTTTACACTCCAACACACAGCGATtaccagctccccctgtatatagattaTGGTTACACGCTGTGGATGGGGGCATATAAAGCAGGGTGCTGCTCGTCTTCCATTATATCGCAGGAAATCCAAATATTCTGGGAACCTCTACACCCCAGCAGCTAGTGCTCTTATAACATCATGAAGGCCAGGAGATGACTTTACCCTATGCCCGATCACATCGTCCAGTTACAGAAGATAACCGCCGCCCTCCAGACAAGTTTCTGGTACAGGAGACTATGGACAAATTTCTAGCACTGGAAATCCTGTGTGTGAATGTTCCCTCGTACAGATGAGTGTCCGCGGCCACAATCCAGCACAGATATCCGGAGACTCATCTCTCTTCCATAGGGACCAATGCAGACAGGGACTTGGTGCGATAGCCCTGCGGTACAGCCCTCTTCGCCTCCATCACTCACACATCCCCAGGAGGCAGAGGCTGCGCCTCCCCCAGCATCACACCTCCACATCAGCCCTACACCCTCTGTCTTACCGGGTAAGCTGCTCCGGGCATCGGAGAGCGGTACATCCCTTGTCCCGGGGCGGGGCCCATCCTCACAGCTGGGCCTGGTGTTCCAGGTCCCATAGGGGCCCCAGTTGGCCCGGATCCTCCGGGAGTCACCGATTGGAAACCAGCCCGCGCCGCCATCGCTTTGCAACAATGGGGCCGGAACCGGAAGTCCCGCCACACAAGGGAGGCCGAGCTACTGGCAGAACGGCGCTAGAATGAAAAGCCGGCATAAAGAAAAGCCCGGAAGTCGGCTCCCGCCATTTTGGTTGTGGGATATGCACGGAATGATGGGTATTACTTTCAAGTCAATGAGTCTGCTTCCCAGCGGCCATTTTGGAAACTGGCAAATGCAACGACTTTTATCTTTAAAGCAATTATGTGACAGCCCGCCTGTGCCCTGTCATACCCACACGTTTATAAGCAAGCGGCTACAAGCTGGACAGCTTATCATAATACTGTAACGCTAAGGGTGGTATAAGGTTTAGCGTGACAACGTGTAAACACCGGCCAGAAACAGAAATGGACGGcgtcatttttttgaaaaaatatttccGGTGGGTCAGAGGTTAATCTCTCCTTACAGATTTACTGAATGAATGAATTCAGTGATAAACTCCTCGGCTCAGGGTTTGCCGAGCAGAATATAAATGTGCACATGCGCACTTCAGTGCTGCGGGGAACCTCACAGCGCCCTCTGGTGACTGTGTGTTAAAAAACCGTGACGTAATTGTTCTTCCCGCCAAAATATTTGCTGCGCTTCTTGCAGTGATGTAGATCGCCCAGGCTTCAGTATTTTATTTTTGTGGAGCTACACATTTCCTGTgtgttatattaaccccttaaggacgcagggttttttcgctcatttctcgctctccaccttc includes:
- the SMARCD1 gene encoding SWI/SNF-related matrix-associated actin-dependent regulator of chromatin subfamily D member 1 — protein: MAARAGFQSVTPGGSGPTGAPMGPGTPGPAVRMGPAPGQGMYRSPMPGAAYPRPGMLPGSRMTPQGPAMGPPGYGGSPAARPGMAQPGMDQSRKRPAPQQIQQVQQQQAAQNRNHSAKKKKMADKILPQRIRELVPESQAYMDLLAFERKLDQTIMRKRLDIQEALKRPIKQKRKLRIFISNTFNPAKSDAEDGEGTVASWELRVEGRLLEDAALSKYDATKQKRKFSSFFKSLVIELDKDLYGPDNHLVEWHRTPTTQETDGFQVKRPGDVNVRCTVLLMLDYQPPQFKLDPRLARLLGIHTQTRPVIIQALWQYIKTHKLQDPHEREFILCDKYLQQIFESQRMKFSELPQRLHALLMPPEPIIINHVISVDPNDQKKTACYDIDVEVDDTLKTQMNSFLLSTSSQQEIAALDNKIHETIETINQLKIQREFMLSFARDPQGFINDWLQSQCRDLKTMTDVVGNPEEERRAEFYFQPWAQEAVCRYFYSKVQQRRQELEQALGIRNT